The Streptomyces uncialis genomic interval GCGGTGTGCGGGAAGCCGTGGGTGCGGCGGACCGCGTCGGCCGCGCCCGGACCGAAGTCGGTGAGCGGACCCGGGTGTTCGTCCAGGTCGGCGAGCGGTATCTCGGCGCCGCGTGCCCCGAGCACGACCCCGCCGTGCTCCTCGCTGGCGACCAGCAGGAACCCGATCCCGGGATGGTTGGCGAGGGTCTGGAGCAGCGCCGGGTGGCGCAGGTCGATCTCCTCCTTGGTCATCCGGTGCGGTACGTCGGGGAAGGACACCAGTCCGAGGTTGCCGGAGGCGAGTACGACGGGTTCCGTGCGGCGGGCGTGCCGCTCGGGGCCCTCCTTCTCGGCGGGCCGGTGCAGGGCGGCGCGGACGGCGGCGCGGGCCTCGGCGCCGCTGCGGGTACGGCTCGCGCGCCGGGGCACGGGCAGTCCGCAGCCCGCGCGGACCAGATTGCCGAGGGTCAGTCCGTAGCGGCCCAGGAACGTCTCCCCGGGGCTCTGGCCGTGGTCGGACAGCACCACGATCCGGTACGGGCGGGGCGCGTGCTCGGCGACCTTCGCGAGCAGGGCGAGGGAGCGGTCGAGGCGGACGAGGACCCGGTCCGTGTCGTGGCCGCGGGGGCCCGAGTGGTGGGCGACCTCGTCGTAGGCGACGAGGTCGGCGTAGACGGCGCCCCGGCCCGCGAGCATGTCGCCGAGCACGGCCGCGACGACGACATCGCGCTCCACGACCGTCGCGAAGGCCCGCACCAGCGGGTAGAGCCCGCCGCGGGACACCCGGGGGCGGCGGCGCTGGATACGGGCGTACGTGGACTGGCCCATCTCGCGGACGACCTCCGCGACGAAGGACAGGGCGGTGCGGACGGCGTTCGCCGGGTCGCTGAAGTACGCGAAGTAGCCCGCGCGGGAGCGGTTCTCCCGGCCCCGGCGGGCGGACACCGACAGCACCAGGGCGAGCTGGTCGGCGCCACCGCTGAAGAGGTTGCCGCGGCTGGCGCCGTCCACGGTGAGCAGTCCGCCGTCGCCGGTGTACTCGATGGCACGGCGTTGCAGCTCGGCGGCGCTGGTGGGCCGGTTGCAGACCATCAGCTCGTCGGTGTCCTTCTCGTACCAGCGGAAGGCGGGGATGTCGTGGTTGCTGCCGTGCATGATGCCGAGCTGGCTGGCGCCGGTCTGGCTCGACCAGTCG includes:
- a CDS encoding alkaline phosphatase family protein, translated to MLALAGALPDFRLQSPDGDSATRIAITAALGAGAFGLLSALVWPLLVRALLLVPALVLGLLVFFLNGFLLLLAMRLNPAGRGEVAPETAVVVAAVMSAVASATGAALAVRDDDAYRRRLYRLADRRRRRAPDGDCPPTPGTVFIQLDGVGHDILLDAVGKGLMPTVGGWLGRPVDADGRHASHRLTPWRTDWSSQTGASQLGIMHGSNHDIPAFRWYEKDTDELMVCNRPTSAAELQRRAIEYTGDGGLLTVDGASRGNLFSGGADQLALVLSVSARRGRENRSRAGYFAYFSDPANAVRTALSFVAEVVREMGQSTYARIQRRRPRVSRGGLYPLVRAFATVVERDVVVAAVLGDMLAGRGAVYADLVAYDEVAHHSGPRGHDTDRVLVRLDRSLALLAKVAEHAPRPYRIVVLSDHGQSPGETFLGRYGLTLGNLVRAGCGLPVPRRASRTRSGAEARAAVRAALHRPAEKEGPERHARRTEPVVLASGNLGLVSFPDVPHRMTKEEIDLRHPALLQTLANHPGIGFLLVASEEHGGVVLGARGAEIPLADLDEHPGPLTDFGPGAADAVRRTHGFPHTADIMINSMYDPGEGEVHAFEEQIGSHGGLGGCQGKPFLLSPLDLPDPLADRAELVGAEQLHGLFRHWLGVEEGPQVPVSLAHPDRPHPGAAVLDGVRVLRDGTRKKRPAARPGTTRATSLRGGGTGAASPVSRADRPPAAPPGRR